The following coding sequences are from one Xiphophorus couchianus chromosome 7, X_couchianus-1.0, whole genome shotgun sequence window:
- the etv5a gene encoding ETS translocation variant 5a isoform X1, with the protein MDRFYDQQVPFMVPPSNSAADDLPNTRPLNDRKRKFVDTELAQDTEELFQDLSQLQEIWIAEAQVPDDEQFVPDFQSESLMFHGPPPTKIKRELTPTKDLSPCHQASSPMPYGEKCLYSYSACDGKPTPGFKPLTPPSTPVSPCLPTSTALTQTSPPHCHTANQTPAQRALQHPPNQQAILGHSPPFAVPCVPLSQDANSFTPEHRFQRQMSEPCIPFPPSDSQSRPRFLATPPSSTSLPRDGRPPYHRQMSEPLVAVPPQGFKQELIDPRYSEQGVPAMVPPRQAAFHPMAIKQEPRDFCFDSEVPNCQSSFGRAGSFYQNPHDGYSYDKDPQLYFDDTCVVPERLEGKIKQEPSAYRDGPPYQRRGSLQLWQFLVTLLDDPANGHFIAWTGRGMEFKLIEPEEVARRWGIQKNRPAMNYDKLSRSLRYYYEKGIMQKVKVAGERYVYKFVCDPEALFSMAFPDNQRPNLKPDVDGLPGLEDDTVPLTHYDDAAPYLLEAGEQCGAALPFPDGYGY; encoded by the exons ATGGACAGATTCTACGACCAGCAGGTCCCATTCATGGTCCCACCCAGT AATTCTGCAGCGGATGACTTGCCCAACACTCGGCCACTGAAcgacaggaagaggaagtttGTGGACACAGAACTCGCCCAGGACACAGAAG AACTCTTTCAAGATCTCAGTCAGCTGCAGGAGATCTGGATCGCAGAAG CCCAGGTGCCCGACGATGAGCAGTTTGTCCCAGATTTCCAGTCGGAGAGCT TGATGTTTCATGGGCCTCCACCGACCAAGATCAAACGAGAGCTGACCCCCACCAAGGACCTGTCCCCCTGCCACCAGGCCAGCAGTCCCATGCCCTACGGAGAGAAGTGCCTTTACAGCTACAG TGCCTGCGACGGAAAGCCAACCCCCGGATTCAAGCCATTGACCCCACCCTCCACACCGGTCTCTCCCTGCCTCCCCACCAGCACAGCTCTAACGCAGACCTCGCCTCCTCATTGCCACACAGCCAATCAGACCCCAGCGCAGCGTGCACTACAGCATCCCCCCAACCAGCAGGCCATCTTGGGGCACAGCCCCCCCTTCGCTGTGCCCTGTGTACCCCTCAGCCAGGATGCTAACAGCTTCACACCTGAGCACAG GTTCCAGAGGCAGATGTCAGAGCCATGCATACCTTTCCCCCCATCTGACAGCCAAAGCCGTCCCCGGTTCCTGGCCACACCCCCCAGCAGCACCAGCCTGCCGCGTGACGGCCGCCCCCCCTACCACCGGCAGATGTCAGAGCCTCTGGTGGCGGTGCCTCCCCAGGGCTTCAAACAGGAGCTCATCGACCCTCGGTACAGCGAGCAGGGCGTGCCCGCCATGGTGCCCCCCCGTCAGGCCGCATTCCACCCCATGGCCATTAAACAGGAGCCTCGTGACTTCTGCTTCGACTCTG AAGTGCCTAACTGCCAGTCGTCCTTTGGGAGAGCAGGAAGTTTCTACCAGAATCCCCATGACG GCTACTCCTATGACAAAGATCCACAGCTGTACTTCGACGATACATGTGTGGTTCCAGAAAGACTAGAAG GGAAAATAAAGCAGGAGCCGTCTGCTTACCGCGACGGCCCTCCCTACCAGCGCCGCGGCTCCCTGCAGCTCTGGCAGTTCCTCGTCACCCTGCTGGACGACCCGGCCAACGGACACTTCATCGCCTGGACCGGTCGCGGCATGGAGTTCAAACTCATCGAGCCTGAGGAG GTGGCTCGTCGCTGGGGCATTCAGAAAAACAGGCCCGCCATGAACTACGACAAGCTGAGCCGCTCGCTGCGCTACTACTACGAGAAGGGCATCATGCAGAAGGTAAAG GTGGCAGGCGAGCGGTACGTCTACAAGTTCGTGTGTGATCCCGAGGCTTTGTTCTCCATGGCGTTCCCCGACAACCAGCGGCCCAACCTGAAGCCGGACGTGGACGGCCTGCCGGGGCTGGAGGACGACACCGTGCCCCTCACCCACTACGACGACGCCGCCCCTTACCTGCTGGAGGCCGGGGAGCAGTGCGGCGCCGCCCTGCCTTTCCCTGACGGCTACGGCTACTAG
- the etv5a gene encoding ETS translocation variant 5a isoform X2 codes for MDRFYDQQVPFMVPPSNSAADDLPNTRPLNDRKRKFVDTELAQDTEELFQDLSQLQEIWIAEAQVPDDEQFVPDFQSESLMFHGPPPTKIKRELTPTKDLSPCHQASSPMPYGEKCLYSYSACDGKPTPGFKPLTPPSTPVSPCLPTSTALTQTSPPHCHTANQTPAQRALQHPPNQQAILGHSPPFAVPCVPLSQDANSFTPEHRFQRQMSEPCIPFPPSDSQSRPRFLATPPSSTSLPRDGRPPYHRQMSEPLVAVPPQGFKQELIDPRYSEQGVPAMVPPRQAAFHPMAIKQEPRDFCFDSEVPNCQSSFGRAGSFYQNPHDGYSYDKDPQLYFDDTCVVPERLEGKIKQEPSAYRDGPPYQRRGSLQLWQFLVTLLDDPANGHFIAWTGRGMEFKLIEPEEVARRWGIQKNRPAMNYDKLSRSLRYYYEKGIMQKVAGERYVYKFVCDPEALFSMAFPDNQRPNLKPDVDGLPGLEDDTVPLTHYDDAAPYLLEAGEQCGAALPFPDGYGY; via the exons ATGGACAGATTCTACGACCAGCAGGTCCCATTCATGGTCCCACCCAGT AATTCTGCAGCGGATGACTTGCCCAACACTCGGCCACTGAAcgacaggaagaggaagtttGTGGACACAGAACTCGCCCAGGACACAGAAG AACTCTTTCAAGATCTCAGTCAGCTGCAGGAGATCTGGATCGCAGAAG CCCAGGTGCCCGACGATGAGCAGTTTGTCCCAGATTTCCAGTCGGAGAGCT TGATGTTTCATGGGCCTCCACCGACCAAGATCAAACGAGAGCTGACCCCCACCAAGGACCTGTCCCCCTGCCACCAGGCCAGCAGTCCCATGCCCTACGGAGAGAAGTGCCTTTACAGCTACAG TGCCTGCGACGGAAAGCCAACCCCCGGATTCAAGCCATTGACCCCACCCTCCACACCGGTCTCTCCCTGCCTCCCCACCAGCACAGCTCTAACGCAGACCTCGCCTCCTCATTGCCACACAGCCAATCAGACCCCAGCGCAGCGTGCACTACAGCATCCCCCCAACCAGCAGGCCATCTTGGGGCACAGCCCCCCCTTCGCTGTGCCCTGTGTACCCCTCAGCCAGGATGCTAACAGCTTCACACCTGAGCACAG GTTCCAGAGGCAGATGTCAGAGCCATGCATACCTTTCCCCCCATCTGACAGCCAAAGCCGTCCCCGGTTCCTGGCCACACCCCCCAGCAGCACCAGCCTGCCGCGTGACGGCCGCCCCCCCTACCACCGGCAGATGTCAGAGCCTCTGGTGGCGGTGCCTCCCCAGGGCTTCAAACAGGAGCTCATCGACCCTCGGTACAGCGAGCAGGGCGTGCCCGCCATGGTGCCCCCCCGTCAGGCCGCATTCCACCCCATGGCCATTAAACAGGAGCCTCGTGACTTCTGCTTCGACTCTG AAGTGCCTAACTGCCAGTCGTCCTTTGGGAGAGCAGGAAGTTTCTACCAGAATCCCCATGACG GCTACTCCTATGACAAAGATCCACAGCTGTACTTCGACGATACATGTGTGGTTCCAGAAAGACTAGAAG GGAAAATAAAGCAGGAGCCGTCTGCTTACCGCGACGGCCCTCCCTACCAGCGCCGCGGCTCCCTGCAGCTCTGGCAGTTCCTCGTCACCCTGCTGGACGACCCGGCCAACGGACACTTCATCGCCTGGACCGGTCGCGGCATGGAGTTCAAACTCATCGAGCCTGAGGAG GTGGCTCGTCGCTGGGGCATTCAGAAAAACAGGCCCGCCATGAACTACGACAAGCTGAGCCGCTCGCTGCGCTACTACTACGAGAAGGGCATCATGCAGAAG GTGGCAGGCGAGCGGTACGTCTACAAGTTCGTGTGTGATCCCGAGGCTTTGTTCTCCATGGCGTTCCCCGACAACCAGCGGCCCAACCTGAAGCCGGACGTGGACGGCCTGCCGGGGCTGGAGGACGACACCGTGCCCCTCACCCACTACGACGACGCCGCCCCTTACCTGCTGGAGGCCGGGGAGCAGTGCGGCGCCGCCCTGCCTTTCCCTGACGGCTACGGCTACTAG